The Variovorax paradoxus genome window below encodes:
- a CDS encoding DNA-3-methyladenine glycosylase, with the protein MCSSLSIDFGVSSPELARALIGASFWVEGVGGRIVETEAYDVLDPASHSYGGRSVRNATMFGPPGRAYVYRSYGLHWCLNFVCREEGHGAGVLIRALEPTDGFDAMQARRGLLEPRLLCAGPGRVAQALGITGAHDGLPLDRAPFELKGPSVVQDVVFGARIGISKAMDVPWRFGLKGSRFVSRSFG; encoded by the coding sequence ATGTGCTCTTCGCTTTCCATCGACTTTGGCGTTTCGTCACCCGAGCTCGCGCGAGCATTGATCGGTGCGTCGTTTTGGGTGGAAGGGGTCGGGGGGCGCATCGTCGAAACGGAAGCCTATGACGTCTTGGACCCGGCCTCGCACAGCTATGGCGGCCGATCGGTGCGCAACGCCACGATGTTCGGTCCGCCAGGCCGTGCTTACGTGTATCGGTCCTACGGCTTGCACTGGTGCCTGAACTTCGTGTGCCGGGAGGAGGGCCACGGCGCCGGTGTCCTGATCCGCGCGCTGGAGCCGACAGATGGTTTCGATGCGATGCAGGCACGCCGAGGGCTTCTCGAGCCGCGGCTCCTGTGCGCGGGACCGGGGCGGGTCGCCCAGGCGCTGGGGATCACCGGTGCGCACGACGGCCTGCCGCTGGACCGCGCGCCTTTCGAGCTGAAGGGTCCGAGTGTGGTACAGGATGTGGTGTTCGGCGCTCGCATCGGCATTTCAAAGGCGATGGATGTGCCTTGGCGTTTTGGGCTGAAAGGATCTCGCTTTGTCAGTCGCAGCTTTGGTTGA
- a CDS encoding helix-turn-helix transcriptional regulator — protein sequence MLNNLQECGNLILRINEAAYEAREEDFQARVLSDIDRVIGFDRAWWGIMSPVAAGGFRLLSSYRANLPASYVETWDTCTPDDRLASSVSDAPTHTVRFDTHQLHSTPGLYEINAGVGNRHALCTAIKLAERPGDFLFVSLFRGGRSPAFDASEAWAKQFLMPHVFMGWRHNLGRNQERADAQPAGGLLASAFVDLQWGVIEKSAGFQDCVTRIWPAWAPPALPPALVSALRRDGARSVFSDLVFSIEAAGALQRLSIRRLRAIDRLTPRESDVARAFSSGQSYKEVARALQLSPATVRHYLREIYIKLGLTDKAELASLLNAP from the coding sequence ATGCTGAACAACCTTCAGGAGTGCGGCAACCTGATCCTTCGGATCAACGAGGCGGCCTACGAGGCGCGCGAGGAGGACTTCCAGGCGCGCGTGCTGAGCGACATCGATCGCGTGATCGGCTTCGATCGCGCGTGGTGGGGGATCATGTCGCCCGTCGCCGCAGGCGGCTTTCGCCTGCTGAGCTCCTACCGGGCCAACCTGCCCGCGTCCTACGTCGAGACCTGGGACACCTGCACGCCCGACGACCGCCTGGCCAGCAGCGTCAGCGATGCGCCCACCCACACCGTGCGCTTCGACACCCACCAGCTCCACAGCACGCCGGGCCTGTATGAGATCAACGCGGGGGTCGGCAACCGGCATGCGCTGTGCACCGCGATCAAACTCGCGGAGCGTCCCGGCGACTTCCTGTTCGTCTCGCTGTTCCGTGGCGGCCGCAGCCCCGCGTTCGACGCCTCCGAGGCCTGGGCCAAGCAGTTCCTCATGCCGCATGTCTTCATGGGCTGGCGGCACAACCTCGGGCGCAATCAGGAGCGCGCCGATGCGCAGCCGGCCGGTGGGCTGCTGGCGTCGGCCTTCGTCGACCTCCAGTGGGGCGTGATCGAGAAGTCGGCGGGCTTCCAGGACTGCGTGACCCGGATCTGGCCCGCGTGGGCGCCGCCAGCGCTGCCACCGGCGCTCGTTTCGGCCTTGCGCCGCGACGGCGCGCGCAGCGTTTTCTCGGACCTGGTCTTCTCGATCGAGGCCGCGGGAGCACTGCAGCGGCTCTCGATCCGCAGGCTGCGCGCCATCGATCGCCTCACGCCGCGCGAATCGGACGTGGCGCGCGCGTTCTCCTCGGGCCAGTCGTACAAGGAAGTCGCCCGCGCGCTGCAGCTGTCGCCGGCCACCGTCAGGCACTACCTGCGCGAGATCTACATCAAGCTCGGGCTGACGGACAAGGCGGAACTGGCGAGCCTGTTGAACGCGCCTTGA
- a CDS encoding MltA domain-containing protein, with product MPEWSSNPPAQRSATSTPRASAPLPVSRPASPSSSTGQAPSSGSQAAVAGGSGLSSAGAIAGRARTFSTRLATYTSVGFELLPGWRQDDFSETWPAFLGSCKVLSGRAQAWRQVCERARTVDRADDLAIRHFFERDFSAYQIRDDDRRPDGVVTGYFEPEISGSRHYGAPNIYPVYAQPQDMLFADARKLPKGEGIVAARVAGRSVVVQAGLSTRDMGRAGLYALDLSRITRDTLDRKVRLRVEGKRLLPYYTRKEIETKGAPNAKVIAFVNNASALYEMQIQGSGRIRLDSGEVIRIAYAEQNGQPFRPTLAQAASGKPRSPVKVRGSSLELELDDDEDEALQPAAGSSADVSVVRTRGFTLALPKVNGAVAVPGRRPAQRVTGSGIEDPSYVFFKEASAPGGGPVGALGVPLSPGRSIAVDPRSTPLGYPVFVSTRAPGSGAPMRRLTIAQDTGGAIRGAVRADYFFGNGQQAATQARRMKERGQLWVLLPRDLAVAQAASTAVRTRGGAVGDDLPECLVADENSCVND from the coding sequence ATGCCTGAGTGGTCGTCAAACCCACCGGCGCAGCGCTCGGCAACGTCAACACCGCGCGCATCAGCGCCGCTGCCGGTTTCTCGTCCAGCCTCTCCATCGAGCTCAACAGGGCAAGCGCCATCGAGCGGGTCGCAGGCAGCCGTTGCCGGCGGGTCCGGGTTGAGCAGCGCGGGTGCGATCGCGGGTCGAGCGCGTACTTTCTCAACTCGGTTGGCCACCTATACCTCGGTGGGCTTCGAACTCTTGCCGGGCTGGCGGCAGGATGATTTCTCGGAGACCTGGCCTGCGTTTCTCGGCAGCTGCAAGGTCTTGTCGGGGCGAGCACAGGCGTGGCGGCAAGTCTGCGAGCGTGCACGAACAGTAGATCGTGCCGATGACTTGGCCATCCGCCATTTTTTCGAGCGCGATTTCTCGGCCTATCAGATCCGCGACGATGATCGGCGCCCTGACGGCGTTGTTACCGGCTACTTTGAGCCTGAGATCAGCGGCAGCCGGCACTACGGCGCCCCCAACATCTACCCCGTATATGCACAGCCCCAAGACATGCTGTTTGCGGATGCGCGAAAACTTCCCAAAGGCGAAGGGATCGTCGCTGCGCGTGTGGCGGGACGCAGTGTCGTCGTGCAAGCGGGACTGAGCACGCGTGACATGGGCCGCGCAGGGTTGTACGCGCTCGACCTCTCGCGTATCACCAGAGACACTTTGGATCGCAAGGTGCGCCTTCGCGTCGAGGGAAAGCGTCTCCTGCCCTACTACACACGCAAGGAAATCGAAACCAAGGGAGCGCCGAATGCCAAGGTCATTGCCTTCGTGAACAACGCTTCCGCGCTCTACGAGATGCAGATCCAGGGCTCTGGACGCATTCGTCTGGACTCGGGCGAGGTGATCCGCATCGCCTATGCGGAGCAGAACGGTCAGCCGTTCAGGCCCACACTGGCCCAGGCGGCGTCGGGCAAACCTCGCAGTCCCGTGAAAGTGCGCGGCTCCTCGCTGGAACTTGAGCTCGACGATGATGAGGACGAAGCACTGCAGCCTGCGGCTGGCAGCAGCGCCGACGTCTCCGTGGTTCGCACGCGTGGCTTCACACTCGCCCTGCCCAAGGTCAATGGCGCTGTTGCGGTGCCCGGACGCCGCCCCGCACAGCGGGTGACTGGCTCGGGTATTGAAGATCCAAGCTACGTGTTTTTCAAGGAGGCCAGTGCGCCTGGCGGAGGACCGGTTGGCGCGCTGGGGGTGCCGCTATCGCCTGGACGCTCGATCGCCGTGGATCCGCGAAGCACGCCGCTTGGATATCCCGTGTTTGTGTCCACGCGCGCGCCAGGCAGTGGGGCCCCGATGCGCCGTTTGACGATCGCGCAGGACACAGGCGGTGCCATTCGCGGTGCGGTGCGTGCGGACTACTTCTTCGGCAATGGCCAGCAAGCTGCGACGCAGGCTCGGCGCATGAAGGAGCGAGGACAACTCTGGGTCCTGCTCCCGCGCGACTTGGCAGTGGCACAGGCGGCCTCCACGGCGGTGCGCACGCGCGGCGGTGCCGTCGGAGACGATCTTCCCGAATGCCTTGTCGCGGACGAAAACAGCTGCGTCAACGATTGA
- a CDS encoding DUF3253 domain-containing protein: MIDSSRAVVANEAVEAQIFELLARRAPGASICPSEVARALVSAPSNWRALMPQVREVAQELARRRRVLVTRKGDRVDAMDRGGPIRLTLPFEKERK; encoded by the coding sequence ATGATCGACTCCTCACGGGCGGTTGTGGCGAACGAGGCCGTCGAAGCACAAATCTTCGAGCTACTAGCTCGTCGTGCGCCTGGAGCAAGCATCTGCCCTTCGGAGGTTGCGCGAGCCCTGGTAAGCGCACCGTCGAACTGGCGCGCCCTGATGCCGCAGGTGCGCGAAGTGGCCCAGGAACTCGCCCGTCGCCGGCGAGTGCTCGTCACCCGAAAAGGGGACCGTGTCGACGCGATGGATCGCGGTGGACCCATCCGTCTCACGTTGCCGTTCGAGAAGGAACGCAAGTGA
- a CDS encoding response regulator: MAPASISAAFLPPDSALAALIAQLDWASTPLGPIDQWPQHLCCAVGIVLHSPKPIALLWGEAGIMIYNDAYAVVAGGRHPACLGQPLREAWPEVSEFNDRLMKTVLAGKPQSFEDHEFTFLRNGSPESVWLTLDYSPVPDAAGGFAGVMATVTETTGKVMAERELRKANQTLEARIEERTRALLEAEDALRQAQKMEAIGQLTGGIAHDFNNLLGTLKVSFELLELRMRSGDTQQAQRYVTVGKETVERAASLTQRLLAFSRRQTLDPRRIDLRHRLNQFEELVRRSVGPSIAVQFNVPADLWPVRADSAQLENALLNLCINARDAMQPGGGSLTVTGNNCSFPHDASTPIGNAPGDYVCLEVRDTGCGMDAQTKAHATEPFFTTKPLGQGTGLGLSMVYGFARQSGGQMRIESELGQGTTVSIYMPRIDGDSNDTEAAVGQRNPTSDTAAFSAPRSARVLLIEDEAPLRALLQEELVAAGYEVTAAANGREGLVCVDEEPNSEFHILITDVGLPGGMNGRQVTDVVRLRKPDLKVLFITGYAAGAAVGNGELEPGMEVMTKPFELGEFKRRIARMLDV; encoded by the coding sequence GTGGCGCCTGCTTCCATCTCAGCTGCATTTTTGCCACCCGACTCGGCACTCGCCGCGCTGATTGCCCAGCTTGATTGGGCGTCTACGCCCTTGGGCCCGATCGATCAATGGCCTCAGCATCTGTGCTGCGCCGTGGGCATCGTGCTGCATTCGCCGAAGCCCATCGCGCTTCTTTGGGGCGAAGCCGGCATCATGATCTACAACGATGCCTATGCAGTCGTCGCAGGCGGACGGCATCCAGCTTGCCTGGGTCAACCCTTGCGCGAAGCGTGGCCGGAAGTGTCCGAGTTCAACGATCGCCTCATGAAGACGGTGCTGGCCGGCAAACCTCAATCCTTCGAAGACCACGAGTTCACCTTCTTGCGCAACGGTTCGCCGGAAAGTGTGTGGCTCACGCTCGACTATTCGCCGGTGCCGGATGCCGCCGGAGGGTTCGCTGGAGTGATGGCAACGGTGACCGAAACCACGGGCAAGGTGATGGCAGAGCGCGAGCTGCGCAAGGCCAATCAAACGCTGGAGGCGAGGATCGAGGAGCGCACGCGCGCGCTCTTGGAAGCCGAAGATGCGCTGCGCCAAGCCCAGAAGATGGAGGCGATTGGCCAGCTCACCGGGGGCATCGCACATGATTTCAACAACCTGCTCGGCACTCTGAAGGTCAGCTTCGAGCTTCTCGAACTGCGCATGCGTTCTGGCGACACGCAGCAAGCCCAGCGCTATGTCACCGTCGGCAAGGAAACAGTGGAGCGGGCGGCTTCACTCACCCAGCGTCTTTTGGCCTTCTCTCGCCGCCAGACCTTGGATCCGCGGCGAATTGATCTTCGCCATCGCCTGAACCAGTTCGAGGAACTTGTTCGTCGCAGCGTCGGGCCATCGATCGCCGTCCAGTTCAATGTTCCGGCGGACCTTTGGCCCGTGCGCGCAGACAGCGCGCAACTCGAGAACGCGCTGCTTAACCTGTGCATCAATGCGCGCGACGCGATGCAGCCCGGTGGGGGAAGCTTGACGGTGACGGGCAACAACTGTTCATTTCCCCACGACGCAAGCACGCCCATCGGGAACGCGCCTGGTGACTACGTGTGCCTCGAGGTGCGCGACACGGGTTGCGGCATGGATGCGCAAACCAAGGCTCATGCCACGGAGCCGTTCTTCACAACCAAACCCTTGGGCCAGGGCACCGGCCTGGGTTTGTCGATGGTGTACGGATTCGCCCGCCAATCGGGTGGCCAAATGCGCATCGAGTCGGAATTGGGTCAAGGCACCACCGTCAGTATCTATATGCCCCGTATCGACGGCGATTCGAACGACACGGAGGCTGCGGTTGGTCAGCGCAACCCGACAAGCGATACGGCGGCATTCTCAGCACCGAGGTCGGCGCGCGTGCTTCTGATCGAGGACGAGGCACCGCTTCGAGCCCTGCTCCAGGAAGAACTTGTCGCCGCGGGCTACGAGGTCACTGCCGCGGCAAATGGCCGGGAAGGCCTCGTGTGCGTGGATGAAGAGCCGAACAGCGAATTCCACATCCTGATCACCGATGTCGGACTTCCCGGAGGTATGAACGGACGCCAGGTCACCGATGTCGTGCGGCTGCGCAAACCTGACCTCAAAGTGCTTTTCATCACGGGCTACGCAGCCGGCGCCGCCGTGGGCAATGGTGAGTTGGAGCCAGGGATGGAGGTGATGACCAAGCCTTTCGAGCTGGGGGAATTCAAGCGGCGCATTGCCCGGATGCTTGACGTCTGA
- a CDS encoding ParB/RepB/Spo0J family partition protein: MGLRDKASKIDFASLTAPVSVTPETKQPKTAPGAMMAFANDARSDLLRENEMLKEAADKAAGLEAQLQEVRTELEGWEGARATRHLDPKRIGRSRYANRHESSFVGEDFERLKREIQESGGNVQPIKVRPASKPGGEFDYEVVFGHRRLEACTQLGLPVLAVIDNLDDRSLFVEMERENRERQDLSPWEQGMMYRRALDLGLFTSNRALATALGIDHSNVGKSLALARLPDEVVAAFRSPLEIQLRWAPLLNRALESDADGVRARAEKLLTQPARPAAKEVLAKLLVADTELQVDAKPHTLTVKNKKAATLSFDADGRANVRIHVPLSVERRASLEKLLAEFLQNE; this comes from the coding sequence ATGGGCTTGAGAGACAAAGCTTCCAAGATCGACTTTGCTTCGCTGACTGCCCCCGTTTCGGTGACGCCCGAAACCAAGCAGCCCAAGACGGCGCCTGGCGCCATGATGGCTTTCGCGAACGACGCGCGTTCGGACCTGCTGCGCGAGAACGAGATGCTCAAGGAAGCCGCGGACAAGGCCGCGGGCCTCGAGGCACAGCTGCAGGAAGTCCGCACGGAGCTCGAAGGCTGGGAGGGCGCTCGCGCGACGCGTCACCTGGACCCGAAGCGCATCGGACGCAGCCGCTATGCGAACCGCCATGAGAGCAGTTTTGTGGGGGAGGATTTCGAACGGCTCAAGCGCGAGATTCAGGAATCGGGCGGCAATGTGCAGCCGATCAAGGTGCGTCCAGCCAGCAAGCCGGGCGGCGAGTTCGACTACGAGGTGGTCTTCGGCCACCGGCGTCTCGAGGCGTGTACGCAGCTCGGCCTTCCCGTGCTGGCCGTCATCGACAACCTCGATGATCGGTCGCTCTTCGTCGAGATGGAGCGCGAGAACCGCGAGCGCCAGGATTTGTCGCCGTGGGAGCAGGGGATGATGTACAGGCGCGCGCTGGATCTGGGCCTCTTCACCTCGAACCGCGCCTTGGCCACGGCGCTCGGCATCGATCACAGCAACGTGGGCAAGTCTCTCGCGCTGGCGCGGCTTCCGGACGAAGTAGTCGCTGCCTTCCGCTCACCACTCGAGATCCAGTTGCGCTGGGCGCCCTTGCTCAACCGCGCGCTCGAGTCGGATGCGGACGGCGTGCGGGCCCGGGCCGAGAAGTTGTTGACCCAACCGGCGCGTCCGGCCGCCAAGGAAGTGCTGGCCAAGCTGTTGGTCGCTGATACCGAACTTCAGGTTGATGCGAAACCCCACACATTGACGGTCAAGAATAAGAAGGCAGCAACGCTGAGCTTCGACGCGGACGGAAGGGCGAATGTGCGTATCCATGTGCCGCTGTCAGTTGAGCGGCGCGCGTCCCTGGAGAAGCTGTTGGCCGAGTTCCTGCAGAACGAGTAG
- a CDS encoding AAA family ATPase: protein MMDHIRTAMLAPTATKLAPALGSAQLADLCGVDKSKIAYRLTRGDLPAGSIQGNRREWSMGEAQLWSRDFRSEHMRPKGAAGITITVANFKGGVAKTTSAVTLAQGLSMRGHKVLLLDLDPQGSATTLFGVLPDAEVDTEHTAMPLFAGDEDDLAYAIRTTYWPSIDLVCAAPLLYGAEFVLPARQAKDPGFEFWRVLDRGLDTLREAYDVIVIDTPPSLSYVTINALMAADGVIMPLPPSALDFASSAQFWDLFSDLCNQLIRSRGKNKSFEFIDVLLSRVEASDAASSVVRQWVLEGYGDKVLPIEIPKTAVAATASAEFGTVYDLPRGSVSSKTFARARDAYDRMCELVEQQIRAVWARQLSENAMLVAGD, encoded by the coding sequence ATGATGGATCACATCCGCACCGCGATGCTGGCTCCGACCGCCACCAAGCTTGCACCGGCGTTGGGTTCTGCGCAACTGGCCGACCTGTGCGGGGTCGACAAATCGAAGATCGCCTATCGTCTCACCCGCGGCGATCTGCCTGCAGGGTCGATTCAAGGCAATCGCCGTGAATGGTCGATGGGGGAGGCCCAACTGTGGTCGCGCGATTTCCGCAGTGAGCACATGCGACCCAAGGGTGCCGCCGGCATCACCATCACGGTGGCCAACTTCAAGGGTGGCGTGGCCAAGACCACCTCCGCCGTGACCCTGGCCCAGGGCTTGTCGATGCGGGGTCACAAAGTCCTGCTACTCGATCTGGATCCTCAGGGGTCGGCCACTACGCTCTTCGGCGTGCTGCCCGATGCCGAGGTCGACACCGAGCACACCGCGATGCCGCTCTTTGCCGGCGACGAGGATGACCTGGCGTACGCGATCCGTACGACCTACTGGCCGAGCATCGACCTGGTCTGCGCGGCCCCTCTGCTTTACGGCGCCGAGTTCGTGCTGCCCGCGCGGCAAGCCAAGGACCCGGGTTTCGAGTTCTGGCGCGTGCTCGACCGAGGTCTTGACACCCTGCGCGAGGCCTACGACGTGATCGTCATCGACACCCCACCCTCACTGAGCTACGTCACCATCAACGCGCTCATGGCGGCCGATGGTGTGATCATGCCCTTGCCCCCGTCTGCACTCGACTTCGCGAGCTCGGCCCAGTTCTGGGATCTGTTCTCCGACCTGTGCAACCAACTGATCCGAAGCCGCGGCAAGAACAAGAGCTTCGAGTTCATCGACGTGCTGCTCTCGCGGGTGGAAGCCTCGGATGCCGCAAGTTCGGTGGTCCGGCAATGGGTGCTCGAGGGCTACGGCGACAAGGTGCTGCCCATCGAGATTCCAAAGACGGCTGTCGCGGCCACGGCGAGCGCCGAGTTCGGTACCGTGTACGACCTTCCGCGTGGGTCAGTGAGTTCGAAGACCTTCGCGCGGGCGCGCGATGCGTACGACAGGATGTGCGAGTTGGTGGAGCAACAGATACGGGCAGTCTGGGCACGTCAGCTGTCCGAAAACGCCATGCTGGTGGCAGGAGATTGA
- a CDS encoding Rrf2 family transcriptional regulator, with the protein MRLTTKGRFAVTAMIDIGLRQRLGPVNLAAISQRQQISLSYLEQLFGKLRKHNLVVSVRGPGGGYHLARHSADISVADIIAAVDERGALGTDADDGNDLGEQGASPTSLSRSTEELWASLNQRMLDFLRTVTLQKLVEDQVAKGVELEAPTPAKSAITSAAPVKPVRTRAPNSVFALANAMSKH; encoded by the coding sequence ATGCGATTGACCACCAAGGGTCGTTTTGCCGTGACCGCGATGATCGACATTGGGCTGCGCCAACGTCTCGGACCTGTGAACCTGGCCGCCATCAGCCAACGACAGCAGATCTCGCTGTCATACCTCGAGCAGTTGTTCGGCAAGCTCCGCAAGCACAATCTCGTCGTGTCGGTCCGTGGGCCTGGCGGCGGCTACCATCTTGCGCGCCACAGCGCTGACATCTCGGTGGCTGACATCATCGCGGCCGTGGATGAACGAGGCGCCCTTGGCACTGATGCGGATGATGGAAATGACCTGGGTGAGCAAGGCGCCTCGCCAACCTCACTGTCGCGCAGCACCGAGGAACTCTGGGCCTCACTGAATCAACGCATGCTTGATTTTCTGCGGACCGTCACTTTGCAAAAGCTTGTCGAGGACCAAGTTGCCAAGGGTGTCGAGCTCGAAGCACCCACTCCGGCAAAGAGTGCGATCACCTCGGCTGCCCCCGTCAAGCCTGTGCGCACCCGCGCCCCCAATTCGGTCTTCGCGCTGGCCAATGCGATGTCCAAGCACTAA
- a CDS encoding replication initiation protein: MTASSPLSSSAPTRVAGTDGLELRKPHEMIVMVPRSARVTLTARRIYTVLLQVSQARLTAMASMPLADFMFEAPLAAVLRTTGSDGADRTAAKRYLGEMRSLEVDWESTAPGDGVKWRGFSMLSEVALEVRRGETWVSWSFPPSIMTALREPSRWARIELDVLARLSTYAAIALYEICVRYRDNPGGVTSRKPVGWWTDALSNLPGGDRREWRKFKNERVKEAVAEINQETDLEIELIEHRQGRVVDEVQFAVRRRARSPFATSADKPVDANLVLRAETLGIREIKLDGLIKEFGDDRVREQLDALERRAANNSLRAVDNAYSYLRSLLRNEREAPAPADADEEQDLESPPAQPTADAAVPPDAAANTTAATVAAESTTPITPADSAGERIRMMRREIEALPQAQRQVWVDRALQALATKGLLTAIVSRRAAQGDVMHGLLGSMVVQTYAAATYGADWNTV, translated from the coding sequence ATGACAGCTTCCAGCCCGCTTTCGTCCTCGGCGCCCACCCGCGTCGCGGGCACGGACGGGCTCGAACTGCGCAAGCCACACGAGATGATCGTGATGGTCCCGCGTTCCGCCCGGGTGACGTTGACCGCTCGCCGCATCTACACGGTGCTGCTGCAGGTGTCACAGGCTCGCCTCACCGCCATGGCGTCGATGCCATTGGCAGACTTCATGTTCGAGGCACCCCTGGCGGCCGTGCTGCGCACCACCGGGTCCGATGGCGCTGACCGTACCGCCGCCAAGCGCTACCTCGGCGAGATGAGAAGCCTGGAGGTCGACTGGGAATCCACGGCGCCAGGCGATGGGGTCAAATGGCGCGGTTTCTCCATGCTGTCAGAAGTCGCGCTAGAGGTTCGCCGCGGCGAGACCTGGGTGAGCTGGTCCTTCCCCCCGTCCATCATGACGGCGCTGCGCGAGCCCTCGCGCTGGGCCCGTATCGAGCTCGACGTGCTTGCCCGCTTGAGCACCTATGCCGCGATCGCGTTGTACGAGATCTGCGTGCGCTACCGGGACAACCCCGGCGGCGTGACGAGCCGCAAGCCGGTGGGGTGGTGGACCGACGCGCTGAGCAATCTGCCTGGTGGCGACCGCCGCGAATGGCGCAAATTCAAGAACGAGCGCGTGAAGGAGGCGGTGGCCGAGATCAACCAGGAGACGGATCTGGAGATCGAGCTCATCGAGCATCGCCAGGGCAGGGTGGTCGACGAAGTGCAGTTTGCGGTTCGCCGTCGTGCCCGTTCGCCCTTTGCGACGAGCGCTGACAAGCCGGTGGATGCCAACCTTGTGCTTCGCGCAGAAACTCTGGGCATTCGAGAGATCAAGCTCGATGGCCTGATCAAGGAGTTCGGCGACGACCGGGTGCGCGAGCAACTCGACGCATTGGAAAGGCGTGCGGCCAACAACTCGCTGCGGGCCGTGGACAACGCCTACTCCTATCTCCGTTCGCTGTTGCGCAACGAGCGCGAGGCGCCTGCGCCGGCGGACGCAGACGAAGAGCAGGATCTTGAATCGCCGCCGGCACAGCCTACCGCGGACGCTGCCGTACCCCCGGACGCTGCTGCCAACACAACGGCCGCTACCGTTGCCGCAGAGTCCACCACTCCCATCACACCCGCCGATTCTGCTGGCGAACGGATCCGCATGATGCGCCGAGAGATCGAGGCGCTGCCGCAGGCTCAACGTCAGGTATGGGTGGATCGCGCGCTGCAGGCGCTCGCCACCAAGGGGTTGTTGACCGCAATCGTGAGCCGACGCGCGGCGCAGGGTGACGTGATGCATGGCCTGCTCGGCTCGATGGTGGTCCAGACCTACGCGGCCGCCACATACGGCGCCGACTGGAACACGGTGTAG